The following is a genomic window from Candidatus Methanoperedens sp..
AAAATACTACGCTGATGCAGATGCACTTGTGATGAAGGTAAGTGATGAAAAACCCGATCATGGAGAACAAGTAAGTGAAGAAATTATAATTCACTTTACAAAGGACAATAAGCTCGTTAAAATAGAAATACTCGACGCTTCAAAGACCGTCTTGGATATGTTGAAGCCCATACTCAGCCATAAATCAATCGTACAAGCATCTGCAGTTGCATGAATAGCAATAGAAATAATGGAATCTCAGGTCTTAAATAACCAGGAAGCAAAAATATATATTAACAGTCTAAAAGAAATGATCTCCGAAGAAGAGTATTATTTAGCATTGAGAGAGGTTGATTAAATGGAAACAAGGAAAATACTCCTTACTGATGATCTAATAAAGGGTGTGTCATATAC
Proteins encoded in this region:
- a CDS encoding DUF2283 domain-containing protein, with the translated sequence MLIDTLKEEFMKIKYYADADALVMKVSDEKPDHGEQVSEEIIIHFTKDNKLVKIEILDASKTVLDMLKPILSHKSIVQASAVA